A genomic segment from Sporichthya brevicatena encodes:
- a CDS encoding Na+/H+ antiporter subunit A, which yields MLAILAAHFAVAAVAPWLVHLLRRRAFLVLAVVPLVSFVWLLTRADVVHDGRPPTETYGWVPTLGIDIALRMDTLAWVLALVVTGVGALVLAYCAWYFDDDHPGLALFTGTFTAFAGSMLGLVLCDDLLVLYVFWELTTVFSFLLIGTDPTKRAGRQAAMQALMVTTFGGLAMFVGMLLLGREAGTFRISEILAAPPSGTPTTVAVVLLLVGALSKSALVPFHFWLPGAMAAPTPVSAYLHAASMVKAGVFLVALLAPAFAGTPGWHETVLILGVGTMILGGWRALRQQDAKLLLAYGTVSQLGFLIVVFGVGTRASALAGLGLLVAHALFKATLFLVVGIVDHQAKTRDIRVLSGVGRTAPALFVVALIGGVSMAGLPPLLGFVGKESVFASLLDVARDGDRADLSSTAGWLVVLGVIVGSALTVAYTARFLWGVFATKPDVEPTNFPAVPLGFLGAPLVLSTLTVALGFAGHPLTTAFEPHAEQFPAGVHHAELALWHGFELPLAFSAITAGVGLVLFAFRRPMARFQHRVRFRWTADGAYRFGMRTVDRWAVEVTSAVQRGSVAEYLVVILLVVLLLPGIAVTIALDDAVDVELWDTPAQALVGLVTCLAAFAAARSRRRLRAVMLVGVTGYGTALLFVLHGAPDLALTQVLVETSSLVVFVLVLRRLPPYFTDRPLSPRRYLRMVLGVLVGATVAVVMFVTTGARTAEPVSATYPTEAVEFGGGYNIVNVILVDIRAWDTIGEISVLVAAATGVASLLFLNTRRSGIRRMVDADTEVVDRVRDATGKHIWLPGPRTLPPDRRSILFEVVARLLFPIVVVFSIYLLFAGHNFPGGGFAAGMVTGLALMVRYLAGGRYELDEAAPIDAGVLMGLGLSVAAASALAPLAFDGAILQSAIVDLHIPVVGDIHFVTSTFFDIGVYLVVVGLILDLLRTLGARIDTQILAEEQEAALR from the coding sequence TTGCTCGCGATTCTTGCTGCGCACTTCGCCGTCGCAGCGGTCGCGCCGTGGCTCGTCCACCTGCTGCGCCGCCGGGCGTTCCTCGTGCTCGCCGTCGTCCCGCTGGTCTCGTTCGTGTGGCTGCTCACCCGGGCCGACGTGGTGCACGACGGCCGGCCGCCGACCGAGACCTACGGCTGGGTCCCGACCCTCGGGATCGACATCGCGCTGCGGATGGACACCCTCGCCTGGGTGCTCGCCCTGGTCGTGACCGGCGTCGGCGCGCTCGTGCTCGCCTACTGCGCCTGGTACTTCGACGACGACCACCCCGGCCTCGCCCTGTTCACCGGCACGTTCACCGCGTTCGCGGGGTCGATGCTCGGCCTGGTCCTGTGCGACGACCTGCTGGTCCTCTACGTCTTCTGGGAACTGACGACGGTCTTCTCGTTCCTGCTGATCGGGACCGACCCCACCAAACGCGCCGGCCGGCAGGCCGCGATGCAGGCGCTGATGGTGACGACGTTCGGCGGCCTGGCGATGTTCGTCGGCATGCTGCTGCTCGGCCGGGAGGCCGGCACCTTCCGGATCAGTGAGATCCTCGCCGCCCCGCCGTCGGGGACGCCGACGACTGTCGCGGTGGTCCTGCTCCTCGTCGGAGCGCTGAGCAAGTCCGCGCTGGTCCCGTTCCACTTCTGGCTCCCGGGCGCGATGGCCGCCCCGACCCCGGTCAGCGCGTACCTGCACGCCGCCTCGATGGTGAAGGCCGGCGTCTTCCTGGTCGCGCTCCTGGCCCCGGCCTTCGCCGGGACGCCGGGCTGGCACGAGACGGTGCTGATCCTCGGCGTCGGGACGATGATCCTGGGCGGCTGGCGGGCCCTGCGGCAGCAGGACGCGAAGCTCCTGCTCGCCTACGGGACCGTGAGCCAGCTCGGCTTCCTCATCGTCGTGTTCGGCGTCGGGACGCGGGCGAGCGCCCTCGCCGGCCTCGGCCTCCTGGTCGCGCACGCGCTGTTCAAAGCGACGCTGTTCCTCGTCGTCGGCATCGTCGACCACCAGGCGAAGACCCGCGACATCCGCGTGCTGTCGGGCGTCGGCCGTACCGCCCCGGCGCTGTTCGTCGTCGCGCTGATCGGCGGGGTCTCGATGGCCGGCCTGCCGCCGCTGCTCGGCTTCGTCGGCAAGGAGAGCGTGTTCGCCTCGCTCCTGGACGTCGCCCGCGACGGCGACCGCGCCGACCTGAGCTCGACCGCCGGCTGGCTGGTGGTGCTCGGCGTGATCGTCGGCTCCGCGCTCACCGTCGCGTACACCGCCCGGTTCCTGTGGGGCGTGTTCGCGACCAAGCCCGACGTGGAGCCGACGAACTTCCCCGCGGTGCCCCTCGGCTTCCTCGGCGCCCCGCTGGTGCTCAGCACCCTGACGGTCGCGCTCGGGTTCGCGGGGCACCCGCTGACGACCGCGTTCGAGCCCCACGCCGAACAGTTCCCCGCGGGCGTGCACCACGCGGAGCTCGCGCTCTGGCACGGGTTCGAGCTGCCGTTGGCGTTCTCGGCGATCACCGCCGGCGTCGGTCTGGTGCTGTTCGCGTTCCGCCGCCCGATGGCGCGCTTCCAGCACCGGGTGCGATTCCGCTGGACCGCGGACGGCGCCTACCGCTTCGGGATGCGCACCGTCGACCGGTGGGCGGTCGAGGTCACCAGTGCCGTGCAGCGCGGTTCGGTCGCTGAGTACCTCGTCGTGATCCTGCTCGTGGTGCTGCTCCTGCCCGGCATCGCGGTGACGATCGCGCTCGACGACGCCGTCGACGTCGAGCTGTGGGACACGCCCGCGCAGGCGCTGGTCGGCCTGGTCACCTGTCTCGCCGCCTTCGCCGCGGCGCGGTCCCGGCGCCGCCTGCGCGCGGTGATGCTCGTCGGCGTCACGGGCTACGGGACGGCCCTGCTGTTCGTGCTCCACGGCGCCCCGGATCTGGCGCTCACTCAGGTTCTGGTCGAGACGTCGAGCCTGGTCGTCTTCGTGCTCGTCCTGCGGCGGCTGCCCCCGTACTTCACCGACCGCCCGCTGTCCCCGCGCCGCTACCTGCGCATGGTGCTCGGCGTCCTCGTCGGCGCGACCGTCGCGGTCGTCATGTTCGTGACCACCGGCGCCCGGACCGCCGAGCCGGTCTCGGCGACGTACCCGACCGAGGCCGTCGAGTTCGGCGGTGGCTACAACATCGTCAACGTCATCCTCGTCGACATTCGCGCCTGGGACACGATCGGCGAGATCTCCGTGCTGGTCGCCGCCGCGACCGGCGTCGCGAGCCTGTTGTTCCTCAACACCCGGCGCTCCGGGATCCGCCGCATGGTCGACGCCGACACCGAAGTCGTCGACCGCGTCCGGGACGCGACCGGCAAGCACATCTGGCTGCCGGGGCCGCGGACGCTGCCCCCGGACCGGCGCTCGATCCTGTTCGAGGTCGTCGCGCGCCTGCTGTTCCCGATCGTCGTCGTCTTCTCGATCTACCTGCTGTTCGCCGGCCACAACTTCCCCGGCGGCGGCTTCGCCGCAGGCATGGTCACCGGCCTCGCGCTGATGGTGCGTTACCTCGCGGGCGGCCGGTACGAGCTCGACGAGGCCGCCCCGATCGACGCCGGTGTGCTCATGGGCCTGGGCCTGTCGGTCGCCGCCGCGTCCGCCCTCGCCCCGCTGGCGTTCGACGGCGCGATCCTGCAGAGCGCGATCGTCGACCTGCACATCCCCGTGGTCGGCGACATCCACTTCGTCACGTCGACGTTCTTCGACATCGGCGTCTATTTGGTGGTCGTCGGCCTCATCCTCGACCTGCTGCGCACGCTCGGAGCTCGCATCGACACCCAGATCCTCGCCGAGGAACAGGAGGCGGCCCTGCGATGA
- a CDS encoding universal stress protein produces MDARPVVVGYHDRKDSREALAWAADEAAAWGRPLQVLFAANYPGMITPPGSSIELEPGALDAANEVTTRGVAEALALQPDLAVSGRTEVTSPTRALMEASEDAALLVIGSRGYGPLLGTLLGSISLIVPARAACPVVVVKPACARTRPGPERRVVVGTDGSEHAAGAVEFAAGVAERSGAALEVLCSTGEPPLYGVTTMDPHEAARQILAVTEAAVAVAHPEVEVRTRLAEGPAAEVLLAAAAGAGMVVVGSRGRGAFTGMIAGSVSMAVVHGAEAPVAVV; encoded by the coding sequence ATGGACGCACGGCCGGTGGTCGTCGGGTACCACGACCGCAAGGACTCCCGCGAGGCGCTCGCCTGGGCGGCGGACGAGGCAGCGGCGTGGGGAAGGCCACTCCAGGTCCTGTTCGCCGCCAATTATCCCGGCATGATCACCCCGCCCGGCTCGAGCATCGAGCTGGAGCCCGGTGCGCTGGACGCGGCGAACGAGGTCACCACCCGCGGCGTCGCCGAGGCCCTGGCGCTACAGCCGGACCTCGCCGTCTCCGGCCGGACCGAGGTCACCAGCCCCACCCGGGCGTTGATGGAGGCCTCGGAGGATGCGGCGCTGCTCGTGATCGGGTCCCGGGGGTACGGCCCGCTGCTCGGGACCCTGCTCGGCTCGATCTCCCTGATCGTCCCGGCCCGGGCGGCGTGCCCGGTCGTCGTGGTGAAGCCGGCGTGCGCGCGGACGCGCCCCGGGCCGGAGCGTCGGGTCGTCGTCGGCACCGACGGCTCCGAGCACGCGGCGGGTGCCGTCGAGTTCGCCGCCGGGGTCGCCGAGCGCTCCGGGGCGGCGCTGGAGGTCCTCTGCTCGACGGGGGAGCCGCCGCTCTACGGCGTCACGACCATGGACCCGCACGAGGCGGCCCGGCAGATCCTCGCCGTGACCGAGGCGGCCGTCGCCGTGGCCCACCCGGAGGTCGAGGTACGCACCCGGCTTGCCGAGGGCCCGGCGGCCGAGGTGCTGCTCGCGGCCGCCGCCGGCGCGGGGATGGTCGTGGTCGGCTCCCGGGGCCGCGGGGCCTTCACGGGGATGATCGCGGGCTCGGTGAGCATGGCCGTCGTCCACGGGGCGGAGGCGCCCGTCGCGGTCGTCTGA
- the gdhA gene encoding NADP-specific glutamate dehydrogenase: MKVDVDAEVARIYADVIRRNPAEPEFHQAVREVLESLAVVLGRHPEFTAHKTVERICEPERQIIFRVPWQDDRGEVHIARGFRVEYNSALGPYKGGLRFHPSVNLGIVKFLGFEQIFKNALTGMPIGGGKGGSDFDPKGRSDSEVMRFCQSFMTELYRHLGEYTDVPAGDIGVGAREIGFLFGQYKRITNRYEAGVLTGKGLSYGGALVRTEATGYGAVFFASEMLAVRGEEFEGKTVSVSGSGNVAIYAVEKAQQFGARVVTVSDSSGYVVDENGIDLDLLKQVKLSERARISEYSARRPGAVFVPAADGSIWDVPCDVAIPSASQNELPEDGAVALVRNGCRIVVEGANMPTTPKAVRVLQEAGVGFGPGKAANAGGVATSALEMQQNASRDRWSFERTETRLEEIMRDIHQRCHATSEEYGDPGNLVLGANVAGFLQVAEAVHAHGLV; the protein is encoded by the coding sequence GTGAAGGTCGACGTCGACGCTGAAGTGGCACGTATCTACGCCGACGTGATCCGTCGCAACCCCGCCGAGCCCGAGTTCCACCAGGCGGTCCGCGAGGTCCTGGAGTCCCTGGCGGTCGTGCTGGGGCGCCACCCCGAGTTCACCGCGCACAAGACCGTCGAGCGGATCTGCGAGCCCGAGCGGCAGATCATCTTCCGCGTCCCGTGGCAGGACGACCGGGGCGAGGTCCACATCGCCCGCGGCTTCCGCGTCGAGTACAACAGCGCGCTCGGCCCCTACAAGGGCGGCCTGCGGTTCCACCCGTCGGTGAACCTCGGGATCGTGAAGTTCCTCGGGTTCGAGCAGATCTTCAAGAACGCCCTGACCGGCATGCCCATCGGGGGCGGCAAGGGCGGCTCGGACTTCGACCCCAAAGGCCGCTCGGACTCCGAGGTCATGCGGTTCTGCCAGTCGTTCATGACCGAGCTCTACCGGCATCTCGGCGAGTACACCGACGTGCCGGCCGGCGACATCGGCGTCGGGGCCCGGGAGATCGGGTTCCTGTTCGGCCAGTACAAGCGCATCACCAACCGCTACGAGGCGGGCGTGCTGACCGGCAAGGGCCTCTCCTACGGCGGTGCGCTCGTCCGCACCGAGGCGACCGGCTACGGCGCGGTGTTCTTCGCGTCCGAGATGCTCGCGGTCCGCGGCGAGGAGTTCGAGGGCAAGACCGTCAGCGTCTCCGGTTCCGGGAACGTCGCGATCTACGCGGTCGAGAAGGCGCAGCAGTTCGGTGCGCGGGTCGTCACGGTGTCGGACTCCAGCGGCTACGTCGTCGACGAGAACGGGATCGACCTGGACCTGCTCAAGCAGGTGAAGCTCTCCGAGCGGGCCCGCATCAGCGAGTACTCCGCCCGCCGTCCGGGGGCGGTGTTCGTACCCGCCGCCGACGGCAGTATCTGGGACGTCCCCTGCGACGTCGCGATCCCGAGCGCCAGCCAGAACGAGCTGCCCGAGGACGGCGCCGTCGCGCTGGTCCGCAACGGGTGCCGCATCGTCGTCGAGGGCGCGAACATGCCGACGACCCCGAAGGCGGTCCGCGTTCTGCAGGAGGCCGGCGTCGGCTTCGGACCCGGCAAGGCGGCGAACGCCGGCGGCGTCGCGACCTCGGCGCTGGAGATGCAGCAGAACGCCTCCCGCGACCGCTGGAGCTTCGAGCGCACCGAGACCCGGCTGGAGGAGATCATGCGCGACATCCACCAGCGCTGCCACGCCACCTCCGAGGAGTACGGCGACCCCGGCAACCTCGTCCTCGGCGCCAACGTCGCCGGCTTCCTCCAGGTCGCCGAAGCCGTCCACGCCCACGGCCTGGTCTGA
- a CDS encoding TrmB family transcriptional regulator, which translates to MSQQNVIEELQRLGMSGYEAKAYVALVAAGAPLNGYEVAKRSGVPRSTVYETLAKLVARGAAYEVRAGEDNVGYISLPPSALLDRMRREFDQSMDTLREALPEIASPSQVRLVHSLSDRSSLLARAEDVIAAARTDVFLSGFPAELDPLKPAARRAEADGVDVSVVTFGEDKDPVGNTTPHRFSSPEVVLENLGCRLLVVSGDREQAVIGGVVNGDAWGVYTDDPAVVLVAVEYVRHDIAMHLIAERFAPDEFESFWTENPRLRRLRADHGAPAAVLKRGAGTGTPPRRPRR; encoded by the coding sequence ATGTCGCAGCAGAACGTCATCGAGGAGCTGCAGCGACTCGGCATGTCCGGCTACGAGGCGAAGGCGTACGTCGCCCTCGTCGCGGCCGGGGCGCCGCTGAACGGCTACGAGGTCGCGAAACGCTCCGGCGTCCCCCGCAGCACGGTCTACGAGACGCTCGCCAAGCTCGTCGCGCGCGGCGCCGCGTACGAGGTCCGCGCCGGTGAGGACAACGTCGGCTACATCTCGCTGCCGCCGTCCGCGTTGCTCGACCGGATGCGGCGCGAGTTCGACCAGTCGATGGACACCCTCCGCGAGGCCCTCCCCGAGATCGCGTCGCCGTCGCAGGTGCGCCTGGTCCACAGCCTCTCCGACCGCTCGTCGCTGCTGGCCCGGGCCGAGGACGTCATCGCCGCCGCGCGGACCGACGTCTTCCTCTCCGGCTTCCCGGCCGAGCTCGACCCGCTCAAGCCCGCGGCGCGCCGGGCCGAGGCCGACGGGGTCGACGTCTCCGTCGTCACCTTCGGCGAGGACAAGGACCCGGTCGGGAACACCACCCCGCACCGCTTCTCCTCGCCCGAGGTCGTCCTCGAGAACCTCGGCTGCCGCCTGCTCGTCGTCTCCGGCGACCGGGAGCAGGCCGTCATCGGCGGCGTCGTCAACGGCGACGCCTGGGGCGTCTACACCGATGACCCCGCGGTCGTCCTCGTCGCCGTCGAGTACGTCCGGCACGACATCGCGATGCACCTGATCGCCGAGCGCTTCGCCCCGGACGAGTTCGAGTCGTTCTGGACCGAGAACCCCCGCCTCCGCCGCCTCCGCGCCGACCACGGCGCCCCCGCCGCGGTCCTCAAGCGGGGCGCCGGCACCGGCACCCCGCCGCGCCGCCCCCGCCGCTAG
- a CDS encoding SDR family NAD(P)-dependent oxidoreductase: protein MTEKWAVVTGAGNGIGTVIARSAAKLGYRIAAWDVNAAGVEELAAELGDICVPRQVDVVDEASVEGAVASLPDAPALLVNSAGIVRFGPLLDVSLADWEQALRVNLTGTFLVGRTVARRMATVGGGAIINIASVNGVAAAPNAGAYSASKAGVIRLTEHQAMEWASLGIRVNCVAPGLIDAGMSDAIYADPEVRRLRQARVPLGRLGSSEDIADTVLFLASEKATYITGQVLAVDGGLLKSTLASLPRPKSVDSVGPDDDSLA from the coding sequence ATGACCGAGAAGTGGGCGGTGGTCACCGGCGCCGGGAACGGCATCGGCACCGTCATCGCGCGGTCGGCGGCGAAGCTCGGTTACCGCATTGCGGCCTGGGACGTGAACGCCGCCGGCGTCGAGGAACTCGCCGCCGAGCTCGGTGACATCTGCGTGCCCCGTCAGGTCGACGTCGTCGACGAGGCCTCGGTCGAGGGCGCCGTCGCCTCCCTCCCCGACGCCCCGGCCCTGCTCGTCAACAGCGCCGGCATCGTGCGCTTCGGCCCGCTGCTGGACGTCTCGCTCGCCGACTGGGAGCAGGCCCTGCGCGTCAACCTCACCGGCACCTTCCTCGTCGGGCGCACCGTCGCCCGCCGGATGGCCACCGTCGGTGGCGGCGCGATCATCAACATCGCCTCGGTCAACGGCGTCGCGGCCGCCCCCAACGCCGGCGCCTACTCGGCCTCCAAGGCGGGCGTGATCCGGCTGACGGAGCACCAGGCGATGGAGTGGGCGTCGCTCGGGATCCGCGTCAACTGCGTCGCCCCGGGCCTCATCGACGCCGGGATGTCCGACGCGATCTACGCCGACCCCGAGGTGCGCCGGCTCCGCCAGGCGCGCGTCCCGCTGGGCCGTCTGGGGTCGAGCGAGGACATCGCCGACACCGTCCTGTTCCTCGCCTCGGAGAAGGCCACGTACATCACCGGTCAGGTCCTGGCCGTCGACGGTGGCCTGCTCAAGAGCACCCTCGCCAGCCTGCCGCGACCGAAGTCGGTCGACTCGGTCGGCCCGGACGACGACTCCCTGGCCTAG
- a CDS encoding ferredoxin, whose amino-acid sequence MTAKLWIDSDVCMSSGRCVADLPRVFRFDDEEIAELVPDADIDAEFDAHRDLLVAAVRNCPAGAIHLQEDGVEVEA is encoded by the coding sequence ATGACCGCCAAGCTCTGGATCGACTCCGACGTCTGCATGAGCTCGGGTCGCTGCGTCGCCGACCTGCCGCGCGTGTTCCGCTTCGACGACGAGGAGATCGCCGAACTCGTCCCCGACGCGGACATCGACGCCGAGTTCGACGCCCACCGTGACCTGCTGGTCGCCGCCGTGCGCAACTGCCCGGCCGGTGCCATCCACCTGCAGGAGGACGGCGTCGAGGTGGAAGCCTGA
- a CDS encoding SDR family oxidoreductase: MDLGLSGRRAAVGAASAGLGYACAEALVAEGAQVVICGSDAGRAEAAANKLGGGTQWLVADLADPLGAERFVHEAKERLGGLDVLVVNGPGPAAGTALDTPADAYQAALDRSLLAVVRQCLAAVPDMRAQQWGRIVAITSLGVRQPYANLALSNAARAGATGFLRTLATEVAADGVTVNSVQPGVHATDRVRRVFDEQALAAQLSGVPAGRLGEPAEFGALVAFLCSNLAAYITGAAIPADGGANRALQ, from the coding sequence ATGGATCTCGGACTCTCCGGCCGCCGCGCGGCCGTCGGCGCCGCGAGCGCCGGACTCGGGTACGCCTGCGCCGAGGCTCTCGTCGCCGAGGGCGCTCAGGTCGTGATCTGCGGGTCGGACGCCGGCCGCGCCGAGGCCGCCGCGAACAAGCTCGGCGGCGGGACGCAGTGGCTCGTCGCCGACCTCGCCGACCCCCTCGGGGCCGAGCGCTTCGTGCACGAGGCCAAGGAACGGCTCGGCGGGCTCGACGTCCTCGTCGTCAACGGCCCCGGTCCCGCGGCGGGCACCGCGCTCGACACCCCGGCCGACGCGTACCAGGCCGCGCTCGACCGCAGCCTGCTCGCGGTCGTGCGCCAGTGCCTCGCGGCCGTGCCCGACATGCGTGCGCAGCAGTGGGGCCGGATCGTCGCGATCACCTCGCTCGGGGTCCGCCAGCCGTACGCGAACCTCGCGCTCTCCAACGCCGCCCGCGCCGGCGCGACCGGCTTCCTGCGCACCCTCGCCACCGAGGTCGCCGCCGACGGCGTCACCGTCAACTCGGTGCAGCCCGGTGTCCACGCCACCGACCGCGTCCGCCGGGTCTTCGACGAGCAGGCCCTCGCGGCCCAGCTCTCCGGGGTCCCCGCCGGCCGCCTCGGCGAACCGGCCGAGTTCGGCGCGCTCGTCGCGTTCCTCTGCTCGAACCTCGCCGCGTACATCACCGGCGCCGCGATCCCCGCCGACGGCGGCGCCAACCGCGCCCTCCAGTAA
- a CDS encoding amidohydrolase family protein — protein MSDVASASGSTRVVDVHAHAVLEVSLGAAGAAGPELGVAEDGTPFYRVGEYVLRGVRYRGSPFMDVDVRLAAMDAAGIDVQLLSPNPLTYFGRLDADAAIGFARTHNDALAELVGKHPDRLLGSAQLPMQDVPAAIAELRRSVRDLGLRAAYIDTDPAGRTLDDPALDPLYEALVELDVPLFVHPTPLGEQGPPDDVRLRRFDLDLLFGFARDETLAVAALVCGGVLERHPGLDVCISHGGGAAAFLAGRLARAVEVRPWASKALRENGFAHYYRQLWFDTHVHDAGSLDLLVSHAGTERLVFGTNFAGWDSGASDGPGALAPTLAANAARLLRLP, from the coding sequence GTGTCTGACGTCGCGTCAGCTTCAGGCTCCACGCGGGTCGTCGACGTCCACGCCCACGCGGTGCTCGAGGTCAGCCTCGGCGCCGCGGGGGCGGCGGGACCGGAGCTCGGCGTCGCCGAGGACGGCACGCCCTTCTACCGCGTCGGCGAGTACGTGCTGCGCGGCGTCCGCTACCGCGGCTCGCCGTTCATGGACGTCGACGTCCGGCTCGCCGCGATGGACGCGGCCGGCATCGACGTCCAGCTGCTCTCCCCGAACCCGCTGACCTACTTCGGCCGGCTCGACGCCGACGCGGCCATCGGGTTCGCGCGCACTCACAACGACGCCCTCGCCGAACTCGTCGGCAAGCACCCCGACCGTCTGCTCGGTTCGGCCCAGCTGCCGATGCAGGACGTGCCCGCCGCGATCGCCGAGCTGCGGCGCAGCGTCCGCGACCTCGGCCTGCGTGCGGCGTACATCGACACCGACCCGGCCGGGCGGACGCTCGACGACCCCGCGCTCGACCCCTTGTACGAGGCGCTGGTCGAGCTCGACGTCCCGCTGTTCGTGCACCCGACCCCGCTCGGCGAGCAGGGCCCGCCGGACGACGTACGGCTGCGCCGGTTCGACCTCGACCTGCTGTTCGGCTTCGCCCGGGACGAGACGCTCGCCGTCGCCGCGCTCGTCTGCGGCGGCGTGCTGGAGCGGCACCCCGGCCTCGACGTGTGCATCAGCCACGGCGGCGGGGCGGCCGCGTTCCTCGCCGGCCGGCTCGCCCGCGCGGTCGAGGTCCGGCCGTGGGCCTCGAAAGCGCTGCGGGAGAACGGTTTCGCGCACTACTACCGGCAGCTGTGGTTCGACACCCACGTCCACGACGCGGGCTCGCTCGACCTGCTCGTCTCCCACGCCGGCACCGAGCGCCTGGTGTTCGGCACCAACTTCGCGGGCTGGGACTCCGGCGCCTCCGACGGCCCCGGCGCCCTCGCCCCGACCCTCGCCGCCAACGCCGCCCGGCTCCTCCGCCTCCCCTGA
- a CDS encoding metal-dependent hydrolase family protein: MTSGLRQGTSTTLLVGGTLIDGTGAAARPGESVLIRDGRIAALGRAADDEAAANGVDVRIDATGRTVMPGLIDAHTHLTFGEPTGNDELFHHRTEAYSSMLSAYNARKVLRAGVTSVLDADCLWNIGVELRDAIETGIVEGPRMRAGGQALMTMLGGTAGRMIKDEGTTGYATVVHNRDMMVNEIRRQIKYGVDWIKIMVTGLIPSMKGPEVKVWSFDELRTVCDAAHELNTKVVAHCRNSESTREAALAGVDLIYHASYMDDRALDAVLESGSALCPTFTLLGNLADYGLKIGTAPELLDVFRAEVEVTANQMAKAHELGVTFLAGSETGFAVTPVGEWHARELEMFVQYMGMTPMDAIVAATRNGAFAMRMEGQLGTLEVGRIADVLVIDGNPLADITILQDQSKIVEVIKEGRRIDLTTPIPERKMRSSDQVRMLASCPLTRGLALTEEQLEKLARV; this comes from the coding sequence GTGACATCGGGACTGCGGCAGGGAACCAGCACCACTCTGCTCGTCGGTGGAACTCTGATCGACGGGACGGGGGCGGCGGCCCGCCCGGGCGAGTCGGTCCTCATCCGGGACGGACGGATCGCCGCTCTCGGCCGGGCCGCCGACGACGAGGCCGCCGCGAACGGTGTGGACGTCCGCATCGACGCGACCGGCCGCACCGTCATGCCCGGCCTCATCGATGCGCACACGCACCTCACGTTCGGCGAGCCCACCGGCAACGACGAGCTGTTCCACCACCGCACCGAGGCCTACAGCTCGATGCTGTCGGCGTACAACGCCCGCAAGGTCCTCCGTGCCGGCGTGACGAGCGTCCTCGACGCTGACTGCCTGTGGAACATCGGCGTCGAGCTCCGGGACGCGATCGAGACCGGCATCGTCGAGGGTCCGCGCATGCGGGCCGGCGGCCAGGCGCTGATGACGATGCTCGGTGGCACCGCGGGCCGGATGATCAAGGACGAGGGCACCACCGGGTACGCGACCGTCGTCCACAACCGGGACATGATGGTCAACGAGATCCGGCGGCAGATCAAGTACGGCGTCGACTGGATCAAGATCATGGTCACCGGCCTGATCCCGTCGATGAAGGGCCCCGAGGTCAAGGTCTGGAGCTTCGACGAGCTCCGTACCGTCTGCGACGCCGCGCACGAGCTGAACACCAAGGTCGTCGCGCACTGCCGGAACTCCGAGAGCACGCGCGAGGCCGCGCTGGCCGGGGTCGACCTGATCTACCACGCGTCCTACATGGACGACCGCGCGCTCGACGCCGTGCTGGAGTCCGGGTCCGCGCTCTGCCCGACGTTCACGCTGCTCGGCAACCTCGCCGACTACGGCCTGAAGATCGGCACCGCACCCGAACTGCTCGACGTGTTCCGCGCCGAGGTCGAGGTGACGGCCAATCAGATGGCCAAGGCGCACGAGCTCGGCGTCACGTTCCTCGCGGGGTCCGAGACCGGATTCGCCGTCACGCCGGTCGGCGAGTGGCACGCCCGCGAGCTGGAGATGTTCGTCCAGTACATGGGCATGACCCCGATGGACGCGATCGTCGCGGCCACCCGCAACGGCGCCTTCGCCATGCGGATGGAGGGCCAGCTCGGCACGCTCGAGGTCGGCCGCATCGCCGACGTGCTCGTCATCGACGGCAATCCGCTGGCCGACATCACGATCCTTCAGGACCAGTCGAAGATCGTGGAGGTCATCAAGGAGGGTCGGCGCATCGACCTCACGACGCCGATCCCCGAGCGGAAGATGCGCAGCAGCGATCAGGTCCGCATGCTCGCCTCCTGTCCGCTGACCCGCGGCCTCGCCCTGACCGAGGAGCAGCTCGAGAAGCTCGCTCGTGTCTGA
- a CDS encoding (2Fe-2S)-binding protein, with product MPKYTFRLNGKNVTVDTPRDLPLLWVLRDKLAITGPKYGCGINDCKACTSLLDGQAITPCSVKVSEVAGKSVTTIEGLAKGGKLHPVQEAWIEQDVPQCGFCQPGQIMNAVALLKRTKKPTDAQIRSIQNVCRCGTYFRIRKAIESAARKMAAKS from the coding sequence GTGCCCAAGTACACCTTCCGGCTGAACGGCAAGAACGTCACCGTGGACACCCCGAGGGACCTCCCTCTGCTGTGGGTGCTCCGGGACAAGCTCGCCATCACGGGCCCGAAGTACGGCTGCGGCATCAATGACTGCAAGGCCTGCACGTCCCTGCTCGACGGCCAGGCGATCACGCCTTGCTCCGTCAAGGTCTCGGAGGTCGCCGGCAAGTCCGTCACGACCATCGAGGGCCTGGCCAAGGGCGGCAAGCTGCACCCGGTCCAGGAGGCCTGGATCGAGCAGGACGTCCCGCAGTGCGGGTTCTGCCAGCCCGGCCAGATCATGAACGCGGTCGCGCTGCTGAAGCGCACGAAGAAGCCGACCGACGCGCAGATCCGTTCCATCCAGAACGTCTGCCGGTGCGGCACGTACTTCCGCATCCGCAAGGCGATCGAATCGGCAGCGCGAAAGATGGCCGCCAAGTCGTGA